A stretch of Natronococcus sp. CG52 DNA encodes these proteins:
- a CDS encoding NAD-dependent epimerase/dehydratase family protein, translated as MTGERTAAVTGATGFLGSHLCERLLEEGWEVRGLSRPTSDRNGLDAVDWYVGDLFDDETLESLVDGADVVFHLAGIGLWSAGPDTVHRVNHEGTRNVLEICEECDAGRLVFTSTSGTRRSDGTEPVADETDVAEPIGAYQSSKARAERLVDRYAEAGGDALTVHPTSIFGPGDGNFTAQLIAMGAEPTMPAYLPGGLSIVGVDDVVDGLLAAYERGESGEHYILGGENLTYDRAVSRIADHVDGSPARIPVPAVAIHAAGPVAEAVGTVTDRRVFPFDRQMAQLATRRLFYSSRKAHEELGYTYRPLEAHLPETMDWYRTEVQ; from the coding sequence ATGACGGGGGAACGAACGGCAGCCGTCACCGGTGCGACCGGCTTCCTCGGATCGCACCTCTGTGAACGCCTGCTCGAGGAGGGCTGGGAGGTCCGCGGACTCAGTCGACCGACCTCGGATCGGAACGGACTCGACGCCGTCGACTGGTACGTCGGCGACCTCTTCGACGACGAGACGCTCGAGTCGCTCGTCGACGGCGCCGACGTCGTCTTTCACCTCGCCGGGATCGGCCTCTGGAGCGCCGGTCCCGACACCGTTCACCGGGTCAACCACGAGGGAACCAGGAACGTTCTCGAGATCTGTGAGGAGTGCGACGCCGGTCGGCTGGTGTTTACGAGCACGTCGGGAACGCGACGATCCGACGGGACCGAACCGGTCGCCGACGAGACGGATGTCGCCGAACCGATCGGGGCCTACCAGTCCTCGAAAGCCCGGGCGGAGCGCCTCGTCGATCGGTACGCCGAGGCGGGCGGCGACGCCCTGACGGTTCACCCGACCTCGATCTTCGGCCCCGGCGACGGGAACTTCACGGCCCAGCTGATCGCGATGGGGGCCGAACCGACGATGCCCGCCTACCTCCCCGGCGGACTGAGCATCGTCGGCGTCGACGACGTCGTCGACGGCCTGCTCGCGGCCTACGAGCGCGGCGAGTCCGGCGAGCACTACATCCTCGGCGGCGAGAACCTCACCTACGACCGGGCGGTCTCGCGGATCGCCGACCACGTCGACGGCTCCCCGGCCCGGATCCCGGTTCCGGCCGTCGCGATCCACGCCGCCGGACCGGTGGCCGAAGCCGTCGGCACCGTTACCGACCGGCGCGTGTTCCCCTTCGATCGCCAGATGGCCCAGCTGGCAACCCGGCGGCTGTTCTACAGTTCGCGCAAGGCCCACGAGGAGCTGGGGTACACCTATCGGCCGCTCGAGGCACACCTCCCCGAGACGATGGACTGGTACCGGACGGAAGTGCAGTAG
- a CDS encoding PAS domain-containing protein, producing the protein MKRSNEIIHEVVSALAEADGVTPEELEYTLAEYIDPGMIETLVSRDVTCKLTFQVPAHEVTVTAAGEVFIDGTESQNGNQPHLADSEQTALSTHPERLRLQRFFDNLPCTVYQSRNEPGWPIEFISGNCRELTGYDPNAFVVGGVNFGFDLIDPDDRERVSETVRESVRNEEPFSLLYRIQTAENAEKWVNEIGVGLFDEKEPIPFVGAIIDVTDMKSDLDIPRDIRV; encoded by the coding sequence ATGAAACGCAGTAACGAGATTATCCACGAGGTCGTATCTGCGCTGGCCGAGGCAGACGGCGTAACTCCGGAGGAATTAGAGTACACGCTTGCGGAGTATATCGATCCGGGAATGATAGAGACGCTCGTGTCGAGAGACGTGACCTGCAAACTCACGTTTCAGGTACCGGCTCACGAGGTCACAGTTACGGCTGCCGGGGAGGTCTTTATCGATGGTACCGAGTCCCAGAATGGGAACCAACCGCATCTGGCGGACTCCGAACAGACTGCCCTCTCCACCCATCCCGAGCGGCTGCGGCTCCAGCGATTTTTCGACAACTTGCCCTGTACGGTGTATCAATCACGCAACGAGCCGGGATGGCCGATCGAGTTCATTAGCGGAAACTGCCGCGAGCTAACGGGGTACGATCCGAACGCGTTCGTCGTTGGCGGTGTCAATTTTGGCTTCGATCTTATCGATCCGGACGACCGTGAAAGAGTGTCCGAAACAGTCCGTGAATCAGTTCGAAACGAAGAACCGTTCTCTCTCCTGTACCGGATCCAGACGGCTGAAAACGCGGAAAAATGGGTCAATGAAATCGGTGTTGGACTCTTCGACGAGAAGGAGCCCATCCCCTTCGTCGGTGCGATCATCGACGTCACCGATATGAAAAGCGATCTGGACATCCCGAGAGATATTCGAGTGTAG
- a CDS encoding glycosyltransferase — protein sequence MHVLILTANADAPFMTQQVAALEERGVSFSTLPVAGEVSADVDRSPLDYLRTVPRVIREADNGYDLVHAHYGSTAPMALVQLRKPVVLSLWGSDVHGPIAPVSKACAPLCDEVVVMSEEMRSVLGHDCEVIPDGVDLERFQPKSKSRARASVGWPDDEYHVLFPYSPARGVKNYPRARRVVNAVSGLVDRPVRLQTVSGVDHGTVSTYMNAADALLLTSKSEGSPNSVKEALACNVPVVSLDVGDVAERLAGVDPSFVATSDEELIDGLIEILERGERSNGREAAREVSIERTADRMLEVYERAVGTTVSKREPAAVSPE from the coding sequence ATGCACGTCCTGATCCTGACGGCGAACGCCGACGCGCCGTTTATGACCCAGCAGGTGGCCGCGCTCGAGGAGCGCGGCGTCTCGTTTTCCACGCTGCCGGTCGCCGGGGAGGTCAGCGCCGACGTCGATCGCAGTCCGCTCGACTACCTGCGGACCGTTCCGCGGGTGATCCGGGAGGCGGACAACGGCTACGACCTGGTTCACGCCCACTACGGGTCGACGGCGCCGATGGCGCTCGTTCAGTTACGAAAGCCGGTCGTCCTCTCGCTGTGGGGGTCCGACGTTCACGGTCCGATCGCACCCGTAAGCAAGGCCTGCGCGCCGCTCTGCGACGAAGTCGTCGTCATGTCCGAGGAGATGCGCTCGGTGCTCGGCCACGACTGCGAAGTGATCCCCGACGGCGTCGACCTCGAGCGGTTCCAGCCGAAATCGAAGTCGCGGGCTCGAGCGTCCGTCGGCTGGCCCGACGACGAGTATCACGTGCTCTTTCCCTACTCTCCCGCGCGCGGAGTGAAAAACTACCCGCGGGCTCGGCGCGTCGTCAACGCCGTGAGCGGGCTGGTCGATCGACCGGTTCGACTACAGACCGTCTCCGGAGTCGACCACGGCACCGTCTCGACGTACATGAACGCTGCCGACGCGCTGTTGCTGACCTCGAAGAGCGAAGGATCGCCGAACTCGGTGAAGGAGGCGCTGGCCTGCAACGTCCCCGTCGTCTCGCTCGACGTCGGCGACGTCGCGGAGCGACTGGCCGGCGTCGATCCCTCGTTCGTCGCGACGAGCGACGAGGAGCTGATCGACGGACTGATCGAGATTCTCGAGCGCGGCGAGCGATCCAACGGCCGGGAGGCCGCCCGCGAGGTGAGTATCGAACGAACCGCGGATCGGATGCTCGAGGTCTACGAGCGTGCGGTCGGAACGACGGTGTCGAAGCGCGAACCGGCGGCCGTCTCTCCGGAGTAA
- a CDS encoding DUF354 domain-containing protein, with product MRILVFANTPAHVHLYRHAVDRLEGAGHDVLVLTREYACTTDLLDFFEMPYRVYGDHGTDAYSKLRFARELGGQLGTIVRESIRFRPDVVFGRGPYAALAGTITRTPVVLVLDDEPGDFNHTVSRPFADCILSPEVTRRDLGDDHYTFEGFKECAYLHPDVFESDEDVGEYLGVGPDEPYVLVRFNALDALHDTDLEGFTREQRRDLIERLSERATVFVSDEGGDMDLRDYPARPYDLHPALIHDAMAGASLLVADTGTMATEAALLGTPTFRYRGNDRHEYGEFEELERAGLVEEFDDYEPIRDRTLEILDDDGASERWQERRREYAADLVNLTDLLVEVATSRGAVDRLSTSTRQSIQPRSQSM from the coding sequence ATGCGGATTCTCGTCTTCGCGAATACGCCTGCCCACGTCCACCTGTACCGCCACGCCGTCGACAGGCTCGAGGGAGCCGGTCACGACGTCCTCGTCCTGACCCGCGAGTACGCCTGTACGACGGACCTACTCGACTTCTTCGAGATGCCGTACCGGGTGTACGGCGATCACGGAACCGACGCGTACTCGAAGCTCCGGTTCGCCCGCGAACTCGGCGGCCAGCTCGGAACGATCGTCCGGGAATCGATCCGGTTCCGGCCGGACGTCGTCTTCGGTCGCGGTCCGTACGCCGCCCTCGCGGGAACGATCACGCGGACGCCGGTCGTGCTCGTCTTAGACGACGAGCCCGGCGACTTTAACCACACCGTCTCCCGGCCGTTCGCCGACTGCATCCTCTCGCCGGAGGTCACGCGCCGGGATCTCGGCGACGATCACTACACGTTCGAGGGGTTCAAGGAGTGCGCGTATCTCCACCCCGACGTGTTCGAATCCGACGAGGACGTCGGCGAGTACCTCGGCGTCGGTCCCGACGAGCCGTACGTCCTCGTCCGGTTCAACGCCCTTGACGCGCTCCACGACACCGACCTCGAAGGATTCACGCGGGAGCAGCGCCGGGATCTGATCGAGCGACTGAGCGAGCGGGCGACCGTCTTCGTCTCCGACGAAGGCGGAGACATGGACCTGCGCGACTACCCGGCCCGCCCGTACGACCTCCACCCCGCGCTGATCCACGACGCGATGGCCGGGGCCTCGCTTCTGGTCGCCGACACGGGAACGATGGCCACCGAGGCCGCGCTGCTCGGTACGCCGACGTTCCGGTACCGGGGCAACGACCGACACGAGTACGGCGAGTTCGAGGAACTCGAGCGGGCCGGGCTCGTCGAGGAGTTCGACGACTACGAACCGATCCGCGACCGCACGCTCGAGATCCTCGACGACGACGGGGCCTCGGAACGCTGGCAGGAGCGCCGCCGGGAGTACGCCGCCGATCTGGTGAACCTGACGGACCTGCTCGTCGAGGTCGCGACTTCCCGCGGCGCGGTCGATCGACTCAGCACCTCGACCAGACAGTCGATCCAGCCGCGATCGCAGTCGATGTGA
- a CDS encoding glycosyltransferase family 2 protein — MYKGKSVGVVVTAYNEDAFVGRVIETIPSFVDRIYVVDDASPDDCWNVIRDVATRINESESAEPERAVADGGDGRQVVPIRHDENRGYGAAVKTGYERAVADGIDVVAVMNGDGQMDPAILDRIIEPVVTDEADYAKGNRLLTPEHRASMSTFRFVGNAMLTGLSKFASGYWTISDPQNGYTAISSEAIEKLDLESVTDNYGFLNHVLTHLNVNEFRVADVPMTAVYGDEESSIGYSSFVQFVSLLLLRSFLWRLKTSYVVRRFHPVVVFYGAGATGLAGGTVGLIASLARRVRGAESFTAGVASFVAFLVGAVALGIAIWLDAEESSHLEVSPYEEDAADERTTERPAGQLGEAAPQSAD; from the coding sequence ATGTATAAGGGGAAATCCGTCGGCGTTGTCGTCACCGCCTACAACGAGGACGCGTTCGTCGGCCGGGTCATCGAGACGATCCCGTCGTTCGTCGACCGCATCTACGTCGTCGATGACGCCTCCCCGGACGACTGCTGGAACGTCATCCGGGACGTCGCCACCCGAATCAACGAGAGCGAATCCGCCGAACCGGAACGAGCCGTGGCCGACGGCGGAGACGGCCGGCAGGTCGTGCCGATCCGCCACGACGAGAACCGCGGCTACGGCGCCGCGGTCAAAACGGGGTACGAACGCGCCGTCGCCGACGGGATCGACGTGGTCGCCGTGATGAACGGCGACGGCCAGATGGATCCGGCGATCCTCGATCGAATTATCGAACCGGTCGTCACCGACGAGGCGGACTACGCGAAGGGGAATCGGCTCCTGACACCCGAGCATCGCGCGTCGATGTCGACGTTCCGGTTCGTCGGGAACGCCATGCTCACCGGACTCTCGAAGTTCGCCTCCGGCTACTGGACGATCTCCGATCCCCAGAACGGGTACACCGCCATCTCAAGCGAGGCGATCGAGAAACTTGACCTCGAGTCAGTTACGGACAACTACGGCTTTCTCAACCACGTTCTGACCCACCTCAACGTCAACGAGTTTCGAGTCGCCGACGTCCCGATGACGGCGGTCTACGGCGACGAGGAGAGCAGTATCGGCTACTCGTCGTTCGTCCAGTTCGTCTCGCTGCTGTTGCTCCGGAGCTTCCTCTGGCGGCTGAAAACCAGCTACGTCGTCCGGAGGTTCCACCCCGTCGTGGTCTTCTACGGAGCCGGGGCGACCGGGCTGGCCGGCGGAACCGTCGGACTGATCGCCTCGCTCGCTCGCCGCGTGCGCGGAGCCGAGAGCTTCACCGCCGGCGTCGCGTCGTTCGTCGCGTTCCTGGTCGGAGCGGTGGCGCTCGGGATCGCGATCTGGCTCGACGCCGAGGAGAGCAGCCATCTCGAGGTGAGCCCGTACGAGGAGGACGCGGCGGACGAACGGACGACCGAGCGGCCCGCCGGCCAGCTGGGAGAGGCTGCTCCCCAGTCCGCCGATTAG
- a CDS encoding nucleotide sugar dehydrogenase: protein MSTQSPELYGSTRSEDRLRAQLTGGEIPVAVYGLGKMGLPLAGVYAETTGNVTGVDIDPTVVEAVNDGESHVVGEPGLGDLVAEQVERGRFEATTDGSAAAEDARIHVIIVPTLLSEDHEPDLTTVESVVEDIAAGLSPGDLVVAESTLPPGSCRDVLLPHLCQESGLERGEFGLAFCPERTKSGKALRDIRGQYPKVVGGVDAESTRAVGIVYDELSSNEIHTVSDATTAEAVKVFEGVYRDVNIALANELGRLADELGISVREAIDTANGLSVCQLHEPGPGVGGHCIPYYPHFLLSRLDEPMPVMQTSRDLNDRMPSVVVDRLADELEAVGTDLADASVVVLGVTYRPGVEETRASPALGVIDALSAAGADVAAVDPLVDPAEYGARPVSLEELPDESFDGAIVVTPHQEFDGIPWGQLEPMIVVDGRDALDLSGTAHRQYTFAGSHDGSAPLSDARRGDLVGGDPDEESTPARSDTDKPEPGRTDGGTDV from the coding sequence ATGAGCACACAGTCACCCGAACTGTACGGCTCGACGCGCTCCGAGGACCGACTCAGAGCGCAGTTGACCGGCGGCGAGATTCCGGTCGCCGTCTACGGCCTCGGGAAGATGGGCCTGCCGCTGGCGGGCGTCTACGCCGAAACGACCGGCAACGTAACCGGAGTCGACATCGATCCGACCGTCGTCGAGGCGGTCAACGACGGCGAGAGCCACGTCGTCGGCGAACCCGGCCTGGGAGACCTCGTCGCCGAGCAGGTCGAACGGGGACGGTTCGAGGCGACGACCGACGGATCGGCGGCCGCCGAGGACGCCCGGATCCACGTCATCATCGTGCCGACGCTGCTGTCCGAGGATCACGAACCCGACCTCACGACGGTCGAGTCCGTGGTCGAGGACATCGCCGCGGGACTCTCACCGGGCGATCTGGTCGTCGCCGAGTCGACGCTGCCGCCGGGATCCTGTCGGGACGTCCTGCTTCCCCATTTGTGCCAAGAGAGCGGCCTCGAGCGCGGCGAGTTCGGACTCGCGTTCTGTCCGGAGCGGACCAAGTCCGGGAAGGCGCTCCGGGACATCCGCGGCCAGTATCCGAAGGTCGTCGGCGGCGTCGACGCGGAGAGCACTCGCGCGGTCGGGATCGTCTACGACGAACTCTCGAGCAACGAGATCCACACCGTCTCGGACGCGACGACCGCGGAGGCCGTGAAGGTGTTCGAGGGCGTCTACCGAGACGTCAACATCGCGCTGGCGAACGAACTGGGTCGGCTCGCGGACGAACTCGGGATCTCCGTTCGGGAGGCCATCGACACCGCGAACGGGCTGTCGGTGTGTCAGCTACACGAACCCGGCCCCGGCGTCGGCGGCCACTGCATCCCGTACTACCCGCACTTCCTGCTGTCCCGACTCGACGAACCGATGCCGGTGATGCAGACGTCCCGCGACCTCAACGATCGGATGCCGTCGGTCGTCGTCGACAGGCTCGCCGACGAGCTCGAGGCGGTTGGCACCGACCTCGCGGACGCGTCGGTCGTCGTCCTCGGCGTCACGTACCGCCCCGGCGTCGAGGAGACCCGCGCGTCGCCGGCGCTCGGCGTCATCGATGCGCTTTCGGCCGCCGGCGCGGACGTCGCCGCCGTCGATCCGCTGGTCGATCCGGCGGAGTACGGCGCCCGGCCTGTCTCCCTCGAGGAGCTACCGGACGAATCGTTCGACGGTGCGATCGTCGTCACGCCCCACCAGGAGTTCGACGGGATTCCGTGGGGGCAACTCGAGCCGATGATCGTCGTCGACGGCCGCGACGCGCTCGATCTCTCCGGGACGGCCCACCGACAGTACACGTTCGCGGGGTCACACGACGGTTCCGCCCCGCTCTCTGATGCCCGACGCGGCGACCTGGTCGGCGGCGACCCGGACGAAGAATCGACCCCGGCGCGAAGCGACACGGATAAACCGGAACCCGGCAGAACGGACGGAGGAACCGATGTATAA
- a CDS encoding Gfo/Idh/MocA family protein: MTDQSTVRAGVIGAGSMGENHARVYSELQNVELVGVTDRDREIERRVAGEFGTEALTLERLLERCDVVTVAVPTHAHVDVVSTCLAAGVHVLVEKPITESVEEGRALAEQAHESDLVLQVGHIERFNPAVGMVHDLIDDLDVISIEAERLGPPVNRTAPGSVVFDLMIHDVDIVGSLLDERPTSISAIGTADGRYATATMEYDDVVATLTASRVTQKKVRKLTVTARECLVEVDYLEQSVLIYRDSYPEYLTDDGQNRYRHESVVERPRISASEPLRCELESFVEAVRTGAEPEVTAEDGIEALETVQTIDSRIETTPREQEVNVR; this comes from the coding sequence ATGACAGACCAATCCACCGTCAGAGCCGGCGTCATCGGCGCCGGTTCGATGGGCGAGAACCACGCGCGGGTGTACAGTGAACTGCAAAACGTCGAGCTCGTCGGGGTCACCGATCGCGACCGCGAGATCGAACGCCGGGTCGCCGGCGAGTTCGGCACCGAGGCCCTCACCCTCGAGCGACTCCTCGAGCGGTGTGACGTCGTTACCGTCGCGGTCCCGACGCACGCACACGTCGACGTCGTCTCGACGTGTCTCGCGGCCGGCGTTCACGTTCTGGTCGAGAAACCGATCACGGAATCCGTCGAGGAAGGACGTGCGCTCGCCGAACAGGCGCACGAGTCCGACCTCGTCCTGCAGGTCGGCCACATCGAGCGGTTCAACCCTGCAGTCGGAATGGTACACGACCTGATCGACGATCTCGACGTCATCAGCATCGAGGCGGAGCGACTCGGGCCGCCGGTCAATCGAACGGCGCCGGGCAGCGTCGTCTTCGATCTGATGATCCACGACGTCGACATCGTCGGCTCGCTGCTCGACGAACGCCCGACGTCGATCTCCGCGATCGGTACGGCCGACGGCCGGTACGCGACGGCGACGATGGAGTACGACGACGTGGTGGCGACGCTGACCGCGAGTCGAGTGACCCAGAAGAAGGTTCGAAAGCTCACCGTGACCGCCCGCGAGTGTCTCGTCGAGGTCGACTACCTCGAGCAGTCCGTGTTGATCTACCGCGACTCGTACCCCGAGTATCTCACGGACGACGGACAGAACCGCTACCGTCACGAGAGCGTCGTTGAACGACCGCGAATCTCCGCCAGCGAACCGCTGCGGTGCGAACTCGAGTCATTCGTCGAAGCGGTCCGGACCGGCGCCGAGCCGGAAGTGACCGCCGAGGACGGAATCGAGGCGCTCGAGACGGTCCAGACGATCGACTCGCGGATCGAGACGACGCCGCGGGAACAGGAGGTGAACGTCCGATGA
- a CDS encoding DegT/DnrJ/EryC1/StrS family aminotransferase has protein sequence MTDAETNSKINAETGIEAETDVGATDTSDGDDRVPIADPDLSADAVRRVRSVLESGVLADGPEVRAFEREFATFCGTRHAVGTSNGTTALVTALEALGLEEDDAVVTSPFSFVASANAIRLAGGTPVFADIDTGTYTLDPADVERVVRERDDIVGLLPVHLYGLPADMPALCDLADTHDLFVLEDACQAHGAKCNGKRAGSFGDAACFSFYPTKNMTTGEGGVVTTDRDDVAERALQYVNHGRGETGTGSYEHVELGHNHRMTSVEAAIGRAQLERLSTFNEARREHAAAYDEAFTELPLETPTEPSQYRHVYHQYTIRTANRDALAASLEEQNVGTGIYYETPIHRQPAYETISAAAATLPEAERAADRVLSIPVHPNVSADDRRTVIEAVRNHYDQ, from the coding sequence ATGACCGACGCCGAAACGAACTCGAAGATCAACGCCGAGACCGGTATCGAAGCGGAAACCGACGTCGGGGCGACCGACACGAGCGACGGCGACGATCGCGTTCCGATCGCCGACCCCGATCTCAGTGCGGACGCCGTCCGGCGCGTCCGGTCGGTGCTCGAAAGCGGCGTCCTCGCCGACGGCCCCGAAGTCCGGGCGTTCGAGCGCGAGTTCGCCACCTTCTGTGGCACCAGACACGCCGTCGGTACTTCCAACGGGACGACGGCACTGGTGACCGCACTCGAGGCGCTCGGTCTCGAGGAGGACGACGCCGTCGTCACCTCCCCGTTCTCGTTCGTCGCGAGCGCGAACGCGATCCGACTCGCCGGCGGGACGCCGGTCTTCGCCGACATCGATACGGGGACGTACACGCTCGATCCCGCGGACGTCGAGCGTGTCGTCCGAGAGCGAGACGACATCGTCGGCCTGTTGCCGGTCCACCTCTACGGCCTCCCCGCCGATATGCCGGCGCTGTGTGACCTCGCGGACACACACGACCTGTTCGTCCTCGAGGACGCCTGCCAGGCCCACGGAGCGAAGTGTAACGGAAAACGAGCCGGTTCGTTCGGCGACGCCGCTTGCTTCTCGTTCTACCCGACGAAGAACATGACCACGGGCGAGGGCGGCGTCGTCACGACCGACCGCGACGACGTCGCCGAGCGGGCGTTGCAGTACGTCAACCACGGCCGGGGCGAAACCGGAACTGGCAGCTACGAGCACGTCGAACTCGGGCACAATCACCGGATGACGAGCGTCGAAGCCGCCATCGGCCGCGCGCAACTCGAGCGGCTCTCGACGTTCAACGAGGCGCGCCGAGAACACGCGGCCGCCTACGACGAGGCGTTCACCGAGTTGCCCCTCGAGACGCCGACGGAGCCGTCGCAGTATCGCCACGTTTACCACCAGTATACGATCCGGACCGCGAACCGAGACGCGCTGGCGGCGTCGCTCGAGGAGCAAAACGTCGGAACGGGAATCTACTACGAGACGCCGATCCACCGCCAACCGGCCTACGAGACCATCAGCGCGGCCGCGGCGACGCTCCCGGAAGCGGAACGAGCCGCCGACCGCGTGCTCTCGATCCCCGTCCACCCGAACGTCTCGGCGGACGACCGGCGGACCGTCATCGAGGCGGTGCGGAACCACTACGACCAATGA